The Geotalea uraniireducens Rf4 genome window below encodes:
- a CDS encoding valine--tRNA ligase: MADKELTKVYEPKSVEEKWYKEWESNGYFHGEAVSAKPSYSIVIPPPNITGVLHMGHALNNTLQDILCRWKRMSGFNVLWMPGTDHAGIATQNVVERQLSAEGKDRHDVGREAFIERVWQWKAESGGQIIGQLKRLGASCDWERERFTMDEGLSRAVREVFVRLYDEGLIYRDNRLINWCPRCHTALSDIEVEHEEKAGHLWHLRYPVVGTERHLVVATTRPETMLGDTAVAVNPNDDRYRDLIGGMVTLPLVNRQIPIIADEYVDMEFGTGVVKITPAHDFNDFEMGKRHNLDRINIFDESGVINAAGHQYEGLDRFAARKRIVADLEEKGLLEKIQDHTLAVGGCYRCKTVVEPYMSLQWYVKVGPLAEEALAAVRDGKTRIVPQQWENTYYEWMENIRDWCISRQIWWGHRIPAWYCDHCGEITVAKVDPTACAKCGSEEIRQETDVLDTWFSSALWPFSTMGWPDKTQELASFYPTSCLVTGFDILFFWVARMMMMGLHFMEEVPFRDVYIHALVRDAQGQKMSKSKGNVIDPLTVIEAYGTDAFRFTLAAFAAQGRDIKLAEERIAGYRNFANKIWNASRFAMMNLEGFDPDAVDADSLELSNADRWILFRLNETAGEVDEALAAYRFNDAAAALYRFTWSEFCDWYIELVKDDLYKGDSRRQVTARYVLWLVLEHLLRLLHPFMPFITEEIWQTLAGKKSAPSIMLADYPQRKQEWDFREGAAEMALVMEVISAIRNIRGEMEVPPSKNIAAILDCKSADSLKLLKKNEVYILSLARLSDLAIGQGVDRPADAALQVAGDVEIVVPLKGLVNVEEEEKRLLKEIGKIDKDIEFLGKKLENPSFVERAPADVVEKEREKLAEFANKKQVLEESLEKIRRLR, translated from the coding sequence ATGGCTGATAAAGAGCTGACAAAGGTATACGAACCGAAAAGCGTCGAAGAGAAGTGGTACAAAGAATGGGAGAGTAACGGCTATTTCCATGGGGAGGCCGTTTCTGCCAAACCGTCATACAGCATAGTGATCCCACCTCCGAACATTACGGGTGTGCTGCATATGGGTCATGCCCTCAACAATACGCTCCAGGATATACTCTGTCGCTGGAAACGGATGAGCGGTTTCAACGTGCTCTGGATGCCGGGGACCGATCATGCCGGCATTGCCACGCAGAATGTTGTGGAACGTCAGCTTTCCGCCGAGGGGAAGGACCGTCACGATGTGGGGCGTGAGGCATTCATCGAACGAGTCTGGCAGTGGAAAGCCGAGTCCGGTGGACAGATCATCGGCCAATTGAAGCGGCTGGGCGCGTCCTGCGACTGGGAGCGCGAGCGCTTCACCATGGATGAGGGGCTCTCCAGGGCAGTGCGAGAAGTGTTCGTCCGCCTTTACGACGAGGGGCTTATTTATCGCGACAACCGTCTTATCAACTGGTGCCCGCGCTGCCATACGGCGCTTTCCGATATCGAGGTGGAGCACGAGGAAAAGGCCGGCCACCTCTGGCACCTCCGCTATCCGGTTGTGGGTACGGAGCGACACCTCGTTGTTGCCACCACCCGGCCGGAAACCATGCTCGGCGATACTGCCGTGGCGGTCAATCCCAACGACGACCGGTACAGAGACCTGATCGGCGGCATGGTTACACTTCCGCTTGTGAACCGGCAGATACCCATCATTGCCGATGAGTACGTGGACATGGAGTTCGGCACCGGCGTCGTGAAGATCACCCCGGCCCATGACTTCAACGACTTCGAGATGGGAAAGCGCCATAACCTGGACCGGATCAACATATTTGACGAATCCGGGGTGATCAATGCCGCCGGCCACCAGTACGAAGGGCTGGACCGCTTTGCCGCCAGAAAGCGAATAGTCGCAGATCTTGAAGAAAAGGGCTTGTTGGAGAAGATCCAGGACCATACCCTGGCCGTCGGTGGGTGCTACCGCTGTAAGACCGTTGTCGAGCCGTACATGTCCCTTCAATGGTACGTGAAGGTCGGGCCGCTTGCGGAAGAGGCGTTGGCCGCGGTTCGGGATGGCAAAACCCGCATTGTTCCGCAACAGTGGGAGAATACCTATTACGAGTGGATGGAGAACATCCGCGACTGGTGCATCTCACGTCAGATCTGGTGGGGACACCGCATACCCGCATGGTATTGCGATCATTGCGGAGAGATCACCGTGGCAAAGGTCGATCCGACCGCATGCGCAAAATGCGGCAGCGAAGAAATCCGCCAGGAAACCGACGTGCTCGATACCTGGTTCTCGTCCGCCCTCTGGCCCTTTTCCACCATGGGGTGGCCGGATAAGACCCAGGAACTGGCAAGCTTCTATCCCACTTCCTGCCTCGTTACCGGCTTTGACATCCTCTTTTTCTGGGTGGCGCGGATGATGATGATGGGCCTTCATTTCATGGAGGAGGTGCCGTTCAGGGACGTCTACATTCATGCCCTGGTGCGTGACGCCCAGGGACAGAAGATGAGCAAGTCCAAGGGGAACGTCATAGACCCGCTGACCGTCATCGAGGCATACGGCACGGACGCTTTCCGCTTCACACTGGCGGCCTTTGCCGCACAGGGGCGTGACATCAAGCTGGCGGAGGAGCGTATCGCCGGCTACCGCAACTTCGCCAACAAGATCTGGAATGCATCCCGTTTTGCCATGATGAACCTGGAGGGATTCGATCCCGATGCCGTCGATGCCGACAGCCTTGAGCTGTCCAATGCGGATCGCTGGATACTATTCCGTCTCAATGAAACGGCCGGAGAAGTGGACGAAGCCCTGGCTGCCTACCGCTTCAACGATGCAGCTGCCGCCCTCTATCGCTTTACCTGGAGCGAGTTCTGTGACTGGTACATTGAGCTGGTCAAGGATGATCTCTATAAGGGCGATAGCCGGCGACAAGTCACGGCCCGATATGTCCTTTGGCTGGTCCTGGAACATCTGCTGCGGCTGTTGCATCCCTTCATGCCGTTTATTACCGAAGAAATATGGCAGACGCTGGCAGGGAAAAAATCCGCGCCCAGCATAATGCTTGCCGATTATCCGCAACGCAAGCAGGAGTGGGACTTCCGCGAAGGGGCAGCCGAAATGGCCCTGGTTATGGAGGTAATCAGCGCTATCCGCAATATTCGCGGTGAGATGGAGGTTCCCCCCAGCAAAAACATTGCTGCCATCCTCGATTGCAAGTCGGCGGACAGCCTGAAACTGTTGAAAAAGAACGAGGTCTACATCCTCAGCCTCGCCCGGCTCTCCGACCTTGCCATCGGCCAGGGAGTCGACAGGCCGGCGGACGCCGCATTGCAGGTTGCAGGGGATGTGGAGATAGTCGTGCCGCTCAAAGGTTTGGTCAATGTGGAAGAGGAAGAGAAACGCCTCCTCAAGGAAATAGGCAAGATAGACAAAGATATCGAGTTTCTGGGCAAGAAACTTGAAAATCCCAGCTTTGTTGAACGCGCTCCGGCCGATGTGGTGGAGAAGGAGCGGGAGAAGCTGGCTGAGTTTGCCAACAAGAAGCAGGTGCTGGAAGAGAGTCTGGAAAAGATCCGGCGGTTGAGGTAG
- a CDS encoding prepilin peptidase has protein sequence MLSVFPFYFFAFIFGALVGSFLNVCIYRLPKDESVVFPPSHCPKCDYRIRFYDNIPVVSYLLLGGKCRSCKTHISLQYPAVELINGLLTLFLFIKFGITWSFLFLFLFCSALVVITFIDLEHQIIPDVISLPGIVIGFAASFLLPWLGWKNSLIGILIGGGSLLIVAYGYQFLTKKEGMGGGDIKLLAMMGAFLGWRSVPFIIFVASLVGSIIGITLMVVQKKDSKLAIPFGPFLAISAILYIFFGKEIIWWYLSLAGSSPGG, from the coding sequence ATGTTATCTGTTTTTCCGTTCTACTTTTTTGCCTTTATCTTCGGAGCACTGGTCGGCTCTTTCCTCAATGTCTGTATTTATCGGCTGCCGAAAGATGAGTCGGTGGTGTTTCCACCATCCCATTGCCCGAAATGCGATTACAGGATTCGCTTTTATGACAACATTCCCGTCGTCAGCTACCTGTTGCTGGGGGGGAAGTGCCGCTCCTGCAAGACCCACATTTCACTTCAATATCCGGCTGTGGAGCTGATAAACGGTTTATTGACCCTGTTCCTCTTCATAAAATTCGGAATCACCTGGTCATTCCTCTTCCTGTTCCTGTTTTGCTCAGCCCTTGTCGTCATTACCTTCATCGATCTGGAGCACCAGATAATTCCCGATGTGATCAGCCTGCCAGGCATCGTCATCGGCTTTGCCGCATCCTTTCTCCTCCCCTGGCTTGGGTGGAAAAACTCCCTGATCGGAATTTTAATAGGCGGCGGCAGCCTGCTGATTGTGGCCTACGGCTACCAGTTTCTCACCAAAAAAGAAGGTATGGGCGGCGGTGACATCAAGCTCCTGGCCATGATGGGGGCGTTCCTCGGCTGGCGGTCTGTGCCGTTCATAATTTTTGTCGCTTCGCTGGTCGGCTCGATCATCGGCATCACCCTCATGGTGGTGCAAAAAAAGGATTCAAAGCTGGCTATCCCCTTCGGGCCTTTTCTTGCCATCAGTGCGATTCTTTACATCTTCTTCGGCAAGGAGATAATCTGGTGGTATCTTTCGCTGGCCGGCAGCAGCCCCGGGGGCTAG
- a CDS encoding sensor histidine kinase — translation MKHFRVSLTFSILSSLACLLVLTWVLLSLISFKTAEKDLLAQKNEEARVLLSAFAEIAQASLNRINEESSTKILTARLAREKDFAGITVMDGAGKAVYVIADARGTDATLQATLKKGKESFAFTPDGKYILRYAPLYRGDTVIGAARLSLSLAKEQERLKGSRHLFLAYFVLDFLLLLGFGSFMLSRIVVVPIRKLLAATKRIASGDYGHSVHVPGSAEIAELSESFNTMAEGLEKKRAEVEQTVDSLERANKALQAAREEAVRSEKMASVGLLAAGMAHEIGTPLSAIIGYAGILRDELQDDAIKADYLRRIEAESGRIDRIVRGLLDYARPTDVHCELMDISGLLTETVDLLGAQGVLKQITTSLILDDNLPRVFVDPHQLQQVLINLIINARDAIKQGGELEVAARAGKAEMLFVQSTSAPVSVMGRRKDDFHGAFSYSYLNSRDVACWLAIAVRDNGEGIAAENLGKIFDPFFTTKEPGKGTGLGLAISARIIDSFGGRIIAESEPGNGSVLTIWLPVLKDKER, via the coding sequence ATGAAGCATTTTCGCGTTTCCCTCACCTTTTCCATTCTCTCCTCGCTCGCCTGCCTGCTGGTCCTTACCTGGGTTCTGCTCAGTCTCATTTCGTTCAAAACTGCTGAAAAAGATCTCCTGGCCCAGAAGAACGAGGAAGCACGCGTGCTCCTTTCTGCATTTGCGGAAATCGCTCAGGCCTCGCTGAATCGCATAAACGAAGAATCATCGACTAAAATACTGACCGCGAGACTTGCCCGGGAGAAGGACTTTGCCGGCATTACGGTCATGGATGGGGCTGGGAAGGCGGTCTATGTCATAGCAGATGCCAGAGGTACAGATGCGACTCTTCAGGCGACATTGAAGAAGGGCAAGGAGTCGTTTGCTTTCACCCCGGACGGCAAATATATTTTACGATACGCGCCGCTTTACCGGGGAGATACCGTCATCGGCGCGGCCCGCCTGTCGCTCTCACTGGCAAAGGAGCAGGAACGGCTCAAAGGCTCGCGCCACCTGTTCCTGGCCTATTTTGTCCTCGATTTTCTGCTGTTGCTCGGTTTCGGTTCGTTCATGCTGTCACGGATCGTCGTTGTGCCGATCAGGAAGCTCCTCGCCGCAACCAAGAGGATTGCCTCAGGCGATTACGGTCATAGCGTACATGTGCCGGGGAGTGCCGAAATAGCCGAGCTCTCTGAATCATTCAACACGATGGCGGAAGGGTTGGAGAAGAAGCGGGCAGAGGTAGAGCAGACGGTCGATTCTCTGGAACGGGCCAACAAAGCATTGCAGGCTGCCCGTGAAGAGGCGGTCCGCTCGGAGAAGATGGCTTCCGTCGGTTTGCTGGCCGCGGGAATGGCCCATGAGATCGGCACCCCTCTTTCCGCCATCATCGGCTATGCGGGAATACTCAGGGACGAGCTTCAGGATGACGCAATCAAAGCCGATTATCTGCGCCGCATTGAAGCCGAATCAGGCCGGATTGACAGGATTGTCCGTGGCCTGCTCGATTATGCCCGTCCTACGGACGTTCATTGTGAACTTATGGATATATCCGGGCTTCTGACTGAAACAGTTGATCTTCTTGGCGCGCAGGGGGTTTTGAAGCAGATAACTACCTCGTTGATTCTGGATGATAATTTGCCGCGGGTATTTGTCGATCCGCACCAGTTGCAGCAGGTACTTATCAACCTTATCATCAATGCGAGGGACGCCATAAAGCAGGGGGGGGAGCTTGAAGTGGCTGCTCGTGCCGGAAAGGCGGAAATGCTTTTTGTCCAGTCTACCTCTGCTCCGGTTTCTGTCATGGGGAGGCGCAAGGATGATTTTCACGGCGCATTCAGTTATTCCTACCTTAACAGTAGAGACGTTGCCTGCTGGCTGGCCATAGCTGTAAGGGACAACGGAGAGGGAATTGCCGCTGAAAACCTGGGAAAGATCTTCGATCCTTTTTTCACGACCAAGGAACCGGGGAAGGGGACCGGGCTCGGGCTTGCCATTTCCGCCAGGATAATAGATTCTTTCGGCGGCCGGATCATTGCCGAAAGCGAACCGGGAAATGGATCGGTATTGACCATCTGGCTCCCGGTTTTGAAGGATAAGGAAAGGTGA
- a CDS encoding sigma-54-dependent transcriptional regulator: MKKNADNKSILVVDDEENLRHMLHVMLQKQGYHVELAVEGAEALRMAAQKDYDFILCDIKMPVLDGVGFLKGANAAGIKSTVIMMSAYGTVDSAIECMKLGAYDYISKPFKSDEIGLVLRKAEERERLKAENKRLKEEINREFSFANIVSKNERMHEIFNLVQKVCDYKTTVLILGESGTGKELIARALHYNSRRKNATFVAINCAAIPENLLESELFGHMKGAFTDASSDKAGLFEQANGGTLFLDEIGEMPLALQVKLLRVLQDEEIRVVGGTVTKKIDVRVISATSKHLEQEIAAERFREDLYFRLNVFSLTLPPLRERQEDIPLLAAHFIEKYGRKMAKHVACYTPEALKLLMDYSWPGNVRELENCIERGLVLCEGEALDVECLPEKLRSMDGRGRGAGMAFDGFSIKRAEESLERALIRKALDETGGNRTHAARLLEISHRALLYKIKEYGME, from the coding sequence GTGAAAAAAAACGCTGACAATAAGAGCATCCTCGTAGTAGACGATGAGGAAAATCTGCGTCATATGCTTCATGTCATGCTCCAGAAGCAGGGATATCACGTCGAACTGGCAGTTGAGGGCGCTGAGGCCTTGCGGATGGCTGCACAGAAGGATTATGATTTTATTCTCTGCGACATCAAGATGCCGGTTCTGGACGGGGTCGGTTTCTTGAAAGGTGCAAACGCAGCAGGCATCAAAAGCACCGTCATCATGATGTCGGCCTATGGTACGGTGGACAGCGCGATCGAGTGCATGAAGCTGGGGGCGTATGATTATATATCCAAACCCTTTAAAAGTGATGAGATAGGACTGGTCCTGAGAAAGGCGGAAGAGCGGGAAAGACTGAAGGCGGAGAACAAGCGGCTCAAAGAGGAGATAAACAGGGAATTTTCCTTTGCCAATATAGTCAGTAAAAACGAGCGAATGCATGAAATATTCAACCTTGTTCAGAAGGTCTGCGATTACAAGACAACGGTACTGATTCTCGGCGAATCAGGGACAGGTAAAGAACTGATAGCCAGGGCTCTTCATTATAACAGCAGGCGCAAAAACGCCACGTTTGTTGCGATCAACTGTGCGGCGATACCGGAAAACCTGCTGGAGTCAGAACTGTTCGGGCACATGAAGGGTGCCTTTACCGACGCTTCTTCTGATAAGGCAGGCCTGTTCGAGCAGGCGAACGGCGGGACCCTGTTTCTGGACGAGATCGGCGAGATGCCCCTTGCTTTGCAGGTGAAACTTTTGCGCGTATTGCAGGATGAAGAAATCAGGGTGGTGGGGGGAACTGTAACGAAGAAGATCGATGTGCGGGTGATTTCCGCCACTTCGAAGCACTTGGAACAGGAAATCGCGGCAGAACGCTTTCGGGAAGACCTCTATTTCAGGCTGAATGTCTTCAGTCTCACCCTGCCGCCGTTGCGCGAAAGGCAAGAGGATATTCCCCTGCTTGCTGCCCATTTCATCGAAAAATACGGGCGGAAAATGGCTAAACACGTGGCGTGCTATACTCCCGAAGCCCTCAAGTTGCTTATGGACTACAGCTGGCCGGGGAATGTCCGGGAACTGGAAAACTGCATCGAGAGGGGACTGGTCCTGTGCGAGGGAGAAGCGCTGGATGTGGAGTGTCTGCCGGAAAAACTGCGGAGCATGGATGGCAGGGGACGGGGGGCGGGGATGGCCTTCGACGGCTTTTCAATAAAGCGCGCCGAAGAAAGTCTCGAAAGGGCGCTGATCAGAAAGGCGCTCGATGAAACCGGCGGCAACAGGACCCATGCGGCAAGGTTGTTGGAGATAAGCCACCGGGCGCTTTTGTACAAAATCAAGGAGTACGGGATGGAATAA
- a CDS encoding DsbC family protein, producing the protein MYRVMVLTGLMLGLSAGSALAMAKEGCGGECVSCHSLSEKEAGTLLKGLGTVKSVKPSPVRGLYELRLEKDGTQAIAYVDYGKKNIIAGQIFDIASRQLVTTKITASPIKAEKIDVGKIPLDNSLVMGNANGTKKLFVFTDPDCPYCANMHAELKKLVEMDKDIAVYVKLFPLEMHPKAYDKSRLILSENSLNLLDTAFSGGKLPEPLAKHSGKGVDETKAFARSVGISSTPTLVLPDGRILPGFRDALAVMRSVNGETQ; encoded by the coding sequence ATGTATAGAGTAATGGTGCTTACAGGACTGATGTTGGGGCTCTCGGCCGGCAGTGCACTCGCCATGGCAAAGGAAGGGTGCGGTGGCGAGTGCGTCTCGTGCCATTCGCTCAGCGAAAAAGAAGCTGGTACGCTGTTAAAGGGATTGGGGACGGTAAAATCCGTCAAGCCGTCACCGGTGCGAGGACTCTATGAACTACGTCTGGAGAAGGACGGTACCCAGGCAATCGCCTATGTTGATTATGGGAAGAAAAACATCATTGCCGGGCAGATATTCGATATCGCCTCCCGCCAGCTGGTTACCACAAAAATTACAGCGTCGCCAATAAAAGCAGAGAAGATAGATGTCGGCAAAATTCCCCTGGACAATTCCCTGGTCATGGGTAACGCGAATGGAACTAAGAAGCTTTTCGTCTTTACCGACCCGGATTGCCCCTACTGTGCAAACATGCACGCTGAACTGAAAAAGCTGGTGGAGATGGACAAAGATATCGCGGTTTATGTCAAGCTCTTCCCGTTGGAGATGCACCCGAAGGCCTACGACAAGTCACGGCTGATTCTGTCTGAAAACTCCCTGAATCTTCTGGATACGGCCTTTTCCGGCGGCAAGTTGCCTGAACCTCTGGCAAAGCATTCAGGAAAGGGTGTTGATGAAACCAAGGCTTTTGCCAGGTCTGTCGGCATCAGTTCTACGCCGACCCTGGTACTGCCGGACGGGCGGATACTGCCGGGGTTCAGGGATGCCTTAGCGGTAATGAGATCGGTTAACGGTGAAACACAGTAA